The genomic stretch GTGGTTGTCCGTGCCGCCGGTCACCAGGGTGGCGCCGCGCCGCATGAGGCCTTCGGCCAGGGCGCGGGAGTTGTCGACGATGCGCTGGGCGTAGTCCTGGAAGGCGGGCTGCCGCGCCTCGGCGAGGGCGACGGCCTTGGCGGCCATGACGTGTGGCAGCGGACCACCGAGGACCATCGGGCAGCCGCGGTCGACCTGGTCCTTGAGGGAGTCGTCGCACAGGACCATGCCGCCGCGCGGGCCGCGCAGCGACTTGTGGGTGGTGGTGGTGACGATCTGGGCGTGCGGGACCGGGTCGAAGTCGCCGGTGAAGACCTTGCCGGCGACGAGGCCCGCGAAGTGGGCCATGTCGACCATCAGGGTCGCGCCGGCCTCGTCGGCGATCTCGCGCATGATCCGGAAGTTCAGCAGCCGCGGGTAGGCCGAGTAACCGGCGATGATGATCAGCGGCTTGAACTCGCGGGCCTGGGCGCGCAGGGCGTCGTAGTCGACGAGTCCGGTGGCCGGGTCGGTGCCGTAGGAGCGCTGGTCGAACATCTTGCCGGAGATGTTCGGGCGGAAGCCGTGGGTGAGGTGGCCGCCGGCGTCCAGGGACATGCCGAGCATGCGCTGGTTGCCGAAGGCCTGGCGCAGCTCGGCCCAGTCGGCCTCGGAGAGGTCGTTGACCTGGCGGGCGCCGGCCTTCTCCAGGAAGGGGGCCTCGACCCGGTCGGCGAGGACGGCCCAGAAGGCGACGAGGTTGGCGTCGATGCCGGAGTGCGGCTGGACGTAGGCGTGGCGGGCGCCGAACAGCTCGCGGGCGTGCTCGGCGGCCAGCGTCTCCACGGTGTCGACGTTGCGGCAGCCGGCGTAGAAGCGGCGGCCGATGACGCCCTCGGCGTACTTGTCGCTGAACCAGTTGCCCATCGCCAGCAGGGTCGCCGGGGAGGCGTAGTTCTCGGAGGCGATCAGCTTGAGCATCTCGCGCTGGTCGGCGACCTCCTGACCGATGGCCTCGGCGATGCGCGGTTCGACGGTGCGGATGACGTCGAGGGCGGCGCGGAAGGCGGTGGACTCGGTGGAGAGGGGTTGCTGCTTGGGCATGAGGACCTCCGGACGGCGTGCGTACAGCGTTCACGTTCGGCCCAGGCGCACGGCACACATCACACTCGGGCCGCTCCCCGATGGTCCTTCCCATCCCAGCGCGCCAGTCACGGCCCGCTGGTCAGCCTACCGGGCGCGCCCGGCGTGGCAGGCCCTCGTCCACCATGCGAGCGAAGATAAGAAGGAGCCCACCGTCGTGTTCCCGCCGGATCCGGGAGAGGCCATGACCGCTGCAGAAGACGCAGAAGACCTCGTAGCCGCCGCCGAGGCGCACTGTGCGCCCACCTACCGCCCGCTGCCGGTCGTCGTGGCCACGGCGCAGGGGGCGTGGATGACGGATGTGGAGGGGCGGCGCTATCTGGATCTGCTGGCCGGTTACTCGGCGCTCAACTTCGGGCACGGCAACCGGCGGCTGATCGAGGCGGCGAAGGCGCAGCTGGAGCGGGTGACGCTGACCTCCCGCGCCTTTCTGCACGACCGGTTCGCCGCGTTCTGCGCGGAGCTGGCCGAGCTGTGCGGGATGGAGATGGTGCTGCCGATGAACACCGGCGCGGAGGCGGTGGAGAGCGCGGTGAAGACGGCCCGGAAGTGGGGGTACCGGGTGAAGGGGGTGCCCGCGGAGATGGCGAAGATCGTGGTGGCGGGCGGCAACTTCCACGGTCGTACGACGACAATCATCAGCTTCTCCACCGACCCGGAGGCGCGGGCGGACTTCGGGCCGTACACGCCGGGGTTCCAGATCGTGCCGTACGGCGATCTGACGGCGATGCGGGAGGCGCTGACGGAGAACACCGTGGCGGTGCTGCTGGAGCCGATCCAGGGCGAGAACGGGGTGATCGTGCCACCGGCCGGCTATCTCCCGGCCGTCCGGGAGCTGACCCGGCAGCGGAACGTGCTCTTCGTCGCCGACGAGATCCAGTCAGGTCTCGGCCGGACCGGGCGGACCTTCGCGTGCGAGCACGAGGGAGTGGTCCCGGACATGTATGTGCTGGGCAAGGCGCTGGGCGGCGGGATCCTGCCGGTGTCGGCGGTGGTGTCGAGCGCGGAGGTGCTCGGCGTGTTCCGGCCGGGCGAGCACGGGTCGACGTTCGGCGGGAATCCGCTGGCCTGCGCGGTGGCGCTGGAGGTGATCGCGATGCTGCGGACGGGCGAGTTCCAGGCCCGGGCGGCGGAGCTGGGGGCGCGGATGCACCGGGCGCTGGCGGCCCTGCGGGCCACGGGCACGGTGACGGCGGTCCGCGGGCGCGGGCTGTGGGCGGGCCTGGACCTCGCGCCGAAAGCCGGTACAGCGCGGGCCGTGTCGGAGCGGCTGATGGACCGGGGTGTGCTGGTGAAGGACACCCACACCGCCACCCTGCGGCTCGCTCCCCCGCTGGTGATCAGCGAGGAGGACCTGGACTGGGGGCTGGAGCAGCTGCGGGCGGTACTGATCGGCTGAGAGGGGGCTCCCGGGTCGGGCTAGAGATCGGTGAGAAGGCCCGTGCGGGCGACCCGGCGCTTTACCGTTCGCCTAGAGTCCCTTTGTGTTGTTTGGAATGGTGTGCGCCCTCGGCGCGGCGGTCTGCTTCGGCACCGCGACGGTTTTGCAGGCGGTTGCCGCGCGGGCGGCGAGCACGGACGGAGGTGGCGGCGGGGACGCGGCGCTGCTGCTGCGGGCGCTGCGGCAGTGGCGGTACATCGCGGGACTGGCGCTGGACGGTCTGGGCTTCCTGCTGCAGATCGCGGCGCTGCGATCGGTGCCGATCTACGCGGTGGGCGCGGCGCTGGCCGCCAGCCTCGCGGTGACGGCCGTGGTGGCGGCGCGGCTGCTGCAGGTCCGGCTGAGCGGGCTGGAGTGGGCCGCCATCGGGGTGGTGTGCGCGGGCCTGGCGATGCTCGGGCTGGCCTCGGGCGCGGAGGGCGACCGGAGCGGGCCGGGCTGGCTGAAGTACGCGATGGTCGCGGCGGCGGTGGGCGTACTGCTGCTCGGTGGGATCGGCGGCCGGCTGTCGGGGCGCACCCGCGCGCTGCTGCTGGGGCTCGGCGCCGGATTCGGCTTCGGCGTGGTCGAGGTCGCGGTCCGCCTCATCGACTCTCTGCACCCGGCCGACCTGCTGACCAACCCAGGGACGTATGCGCTGCTGCTCGGCGGCGGCGCCGCGTTTGTGCTGCTGACCTCCGCGCTGCAGCGCGGCTCGGTGACGACGGCGACCGCCGGTCTGGTGATCGGCGAGACGATCGGCCCGGCCGCGGTGGGCGTGATCTGGCTCGGCGACCGCACCCGCGAGGGCCTGG from Streptomyces roseochromogenus subsp. oscitans DS 12.976 encodes the following:
- the rocD gene encoding ornithine--oxo-acid transaminase yields the protein MTAAEDAEDLVAAAEAHCAPTYRPLPVVVATAQGAWMTDVEGRRYLDLLAGYSALNFGHGNRRLIEAAKAQLERVTLTSRAFLHDRFAAFCAELAELCGMEMVLPMNTGAEAVESAVKTARKWGYRVKGVPAEMAKIVVAGGNFHGRTTTIISFSTDPEARADFGPYTPGFQIVPYGDLTAMREALTENTVAVLLEPIQGENGVIVPPAGYLPAVRELTRQRNVLFVADEIQSGLGRTGRTFACEHEGVVPDMYVLGKALGGGILPVSAVVSSAEVLGVFRPGEHGSTFGGNPLACAVALEVIAMLRTGEFQARAAELGARMHRALAALRATGTVTAVRGRGLWAGLDLAPKAGTARAVSERLMDRGVLVKDTHTATLRLAPPLVISEEDLDWGLEQLRAVLIG
- a CDS encoding glycine hydroxymethyltransferase codes for the protein MPKQQPLSTESTAFRAALDVIRTVEPRIAEAIGQEVADQREMLKLIASENYASPATLLAMGNWFSDKYAEGVIGRRFYAGCRNVDTVETLAAEHARELFGARHAYVQPHSGIDANLVAFWAVLADRVEAPFLEKAGARQVNDLSEADWAELRQAFGNQRMLGMSLDAGGHLTHGFRPNISGKMFDQRSYGTDPATGLVDYDALRAQAREFKPLIIIAGYSAYPRLLNFRIMREIADEAGATLMVDMAHFAGLVAGKVFTGDFDPVPHAQIVTTTTHKSLRGPRGGMVLCDDSLKDQVDRGCPMVLGGPLPHVMAAKAVALAEARQPAFQDYAQRIVDNSRALAEGLMRRGATLVTGGTDNHLSLIDVATSYGLTGRQAESALLDSGIVTNRNAIPADPNGAWYTSGIRIGTPALTTRGLGLAEMDEVAGLIDRVLTTTEPGTTKSGAPSKAAHVLDEKIADEISHRATDLVSGFPLYPEIDLG